From one Eptesicus fuscus isolate TK198812 chromosome 21, DD_ASM_mEF_20220401, whole genome shotgun sequence genomic stretch:
- the LOC103303386 gene encoding leukocyte immunoglobulin-like receptor subfamily A member 3 yields the protein MEPDQTGLYRCSYRIAGHYSQLSNILRVVMTGYYNNPSLSSMSGTVVAPGDNVKLQCFSRIKFEAFILRKEDAPRFTQRQSSIAQDNGQQTTFHLDRVTSTQAGTYRCYGAFSKDPFVWSHPSDPLQLVIRGSYDKPSLSSMSGTVVAPGDNVKLQCFSNTTFHAFILSKEDAPQFTQRQSATAQDNGQQTTFHLDRVTSTQAGTYRCYGAFSKDPYVWSHPSDPLQLEVRGIFKKPSLSSMSGTVVAPGDNVKLQCFSRIKFEAFILTKENAPQFTQRQSSTAQDNGVQTTFHLDRVTATRAGTYRCYGVFSKDPYVWSHPSDPLQLEVRGFI from the exons ATGGAACCAGACCAGACAGGACTGTACCGCTGTTCCTATAGAATTGCAGGGCACTATTCCCAACTCAGTAACATCCTGCGTGTGGTGATGACAG gatattATAACAATCCCTCACTCTCCAGCATGAGTGGCACCGTGGTGGCTCCAGGAGACAATGTGAAGTTACAGTGTTTCTCCAGAATCAAGTTTGAAGCATTTATTCTCAGGAAAGAAGATGCACCTCGGTTCACCCAGAGACAAAGCTCCATCGCCCAGGACAATGGACAGCAGACCACCTTCCACCTGGACCGTGTCACCTCCACACAGGCAGGGACCTACAGGTGCTACGGTGCCTTCAGCAAAGACCCCTTTGTGTGGTCCCACCCCAGCGACCCACTGCAGCTTGTGATCAGAG gatcttATGACAAACCCTCACTCTCCAGCATGAGTGGCACCGTGGTGGCTCCAGGAGACAATGTGAAGTTACAGTGTTTCTCCAACACCACGTTTCATGCATTTATTCTCAGCAAAGAAGATGCACCTCAGTTCACCCAGAGACAAAGCGCCACCGCCCAGGACAATGGACAGCAGACCACCTTCCACCTGGACCGTGTCACCTCCACACAGGCAGGGACCTACAGGTGCTACGGTGCCTTCAGCAAAGACCCCTATGTGTGGTCTCACCCCAGCGACCCATTGCAGCTTGAGGTCAGAG gaattTTTAAGAAACCCTCACTCTCCAGCATGAGTGGCACCGTGGTGGCTCCAGGAGACAATGTGAAGTTACAGTGTTTCTCCAGAATCAAGTTTGAAGCATTTATTCTCACCAAAGAAAATGCACCTCAGTTCACCCAGAGACAAAGCTCCACAGCCCAGGACAATGGAGTTCAGACCACCTTCCACCTGGACCGTGTCACCGCCACACGGGCAGGGACCTACAGGTGCTACGGTGTCTTCAGCAAAGACCCCTATGTGTGGTCTCACCCCAGTGACCCATTGCAGCTTGAGGTCAGAG GGTTTATCTAG
- the LOC103304795 gene encoding leukocyte immunoglobulin-like receptor subfamily A member 6 has translation MSGTVVAPGDNVKLHCFSRIKFEAFILTKEDAPRFTQRQSTTSQDNGQQTTFHMDRVTSTQAGTYRCFGAFDTNPEVWSHPSDPLQLEVRGSAGWSVALVNQVRLSLAGLVLLALVVVLAEACYSHKRSFHGLR, from the exons ATGAGTGGCACCGTGGTGGCCCCAGGAGACAATGTGAAGTTACACTGTTTCTCCAGAATCAAGTTTGAAGCATTTATTCTCACGAAAGAAGATGCACCTCGGTTCACCCAGAGACAAAGCACCACTTCCCAGGACAATGGACAGCAGACCACCTTCCACATGGACCGTGTCACCTCCACACAGGCAGGGACCTACAGGTGCTTCGGTGCCTTCGACACAAACCCCGAAGTGTGGTCTCACCCCAGCGACCCACTGCAGCTTGAGGTCAGAG GATCTGCTGGTTGGAGTGTGGCCCTGGTGAACCAAGTCCGACTGAGTCTGGCTGGCCTGGTTCTCTTGGCCCTGGTGGTCGTGTTGGCGGAGGCCTGCTACAGCCACAAGAGGTCCTTCCACGGACTCAGATGA
- the LOC114229790 gene encoding leukocyte immunoglobulin-like receptor subfamily A member 2: MSVVLPTLLYLGLCLAQSTQAQNGNLLPAVMTAQPGSMVLYKERVTILCQGPTDAKAYEIYKVEDPEPRDARKLLVAGKTSTLYIQEIKPDQTGLYHCSYKRGGHWSPISNILLLVMTGSYDKPSLSSMSGTVVAPGDNVKLQCFSRIKFEAFILTKEDAPRFTQRQSSTAQDNGQQTTFHLDRVTATQAGTYRCYGAFNEDPYVWSHPSDPLKLEVRGSYDKPSLSSMSGTVVAPGDNVKLQCFSRIEFEAFILRKEEAPQFTQRQSSTSQDNGQQTTFHLDRVTATQAGTYRCYGAFSSYPYVWSHPSDPLQLEVREAPLDPTPVEPKHPEEAPFDPTSMEPKHPQGESLGCVENGKYME, translated from the exons ATGTCCGTGGTTCTTCCCACTCTGCTCTATCTCG GGTTGTGTCTAGCCCAGAGCACTCAGGCTCAGAATG GAAATCTCCTCCCAGCTGTTATGACAGCTCAGCCTGGATCCATGGTTCTATATAAGGAACGAGTAACCATCCTGTGCCAAGGGCCTACAGACGCTAAAGCCTATGAGATATATAAAGTGGAAGACCCTGAGCCTAGGGATGCAAGAAAATTACTGGTGGCTGGGAAGACCAGCACTTTATATATCCAAGAAATAAAACCAGACCAGACAGGACTGTACCACTGTTCCTATAAGAGAGGAGGACACTGGTCACCGATCAGTAACATCCTGCTTCTGGTGATGACGG gatcttATGACAAACCCTCACTCTCCAGCATGAGTGGCACCGTGGTGGCTCCAGGAGACAATGTGAAGTTACAGTGTTTCTCCAGAATCAAGTTTGAAGCATTTATTCTCACCAAAGAAGATGCACCTCGGTTCACCCAGAGACAAAGCTCCACCGCCCAGGACAATGGACAGCAGACCACCTTCCACCTGGACCGTGTCACCGCCACACAGGCAGGGACCTACAGGTGCTACGGTGCCTTCAACGAAGACCCCTATGTGTGGTCTCACCCCAGCGACCCATTAAAGCTTGAGGTCAGAG gatcttATGACAAACCCTCACTCTCCAGCATGAGTGGCACGGTGGTGGCTCCAGGAGACAATGTGAAGTTACAGTGTTTCTCCAGAATCGAGTTTGAAGCATTTATTCTCAGGAAAGAAGAGGCACCTCAGTTTACCCAGAGACAAAGCTCCACTTCCCAGGACAATGGACAGCAGACCACCTTCCACCTGGACCGTGTCACCGCCACACAGGCAGGGACCTACAGGTGCTACGGTGCCTTCAGCAGTTACCCCTACGTATGGTCTCACCCCAGTGACCCATTGCAGCTTGAGGTCAGAG AAGCTCCTTTGGACCCCACACCCGTGGAGCCCAAACATCCAGAAG AAGCTCCTTTCGACCCCACATCCATGGAGCCCAAACATCCACAAGGTGAGTCTCTGGGTTGTGTGGAGAACGGAAAGTACATGGAGTAG